The Arachis duranensis cultivar V14167 chromosome 2, aradu.V14167.gnm2.J7QH, whole genome shotgun sequence genome has a window encoding:
- the LOC107474475 gene encoding uncharacterized protein LOC107474475, translating into MKTEDFSSCCAGTTFTNKMSLASPFSSLEHAITVARDIWSRKWNVRSWLEALSGRSCSNEYLETANEATVQELHEWGLSYEEKFGYVFVTFVAMLAEYSGKIVADTLDGADTDSEEDLDAISSGGYDISRDVELNRVLEEDNKTLNTQHREDAVHATKKGFRSEHEAMGWR; encoded by the exons ATGAAAACGGAGGATTTCTCATCATGCTGTGCAGGCACAACATTCACTAACAAAATGTCTTTGGCCTCTCCATTCTCTTCATTGGAACATGCAATTACGGTTGCCAGAGACATATGGTCCCGTAAGTGGAATGTTAGGTCTTGGTTGGAGGCTTTATCGGGTCGATCTTGTTCTAATGAATACTTGGAAACGGCGAACGAAGCTACTGTGCAG GAACTTCATGAATGGGGATTAAGCTACgaggagaaatttggatatgTTTTTGTGACATTTGTAGCTA TGTTAGCTGAATATTCAGGCAAAATAGTTGCTGACACTCTAGATGGAGCAGACACTGATTCAGAAGAAGATTTAGATGCTATCTCCTCCGGCGGATATGACATCTCCAGGGATGTTGAGCTTAATAGGGTTCTAGAAGAAGACAATAAAACTTTAAACACCCAACATAGAGAAGATGCTGTGCATGCTACAAAAAAGGGGTTTCGATCTGAACATGAAGCCATGGGTTGGAGATGA